A genomic region of Desulfitobacterium chlororespirans DSM 11544 contains the following coding sequences:
- a CDS encoding electron transfer flavoprotein, which produces MDVIVCYKIVPEEQDIAIKADRTLSFDKVEWKLGQYDLPAVEAGVQLVETAGGKVTAVSVGNKQLDNSKFKKAILSRGPEEACLVVDDLLTDADAFQTAQSLAKTISKKGAFDLVICGEGSSDLYAQQVGSQLGELLNVPAMNGISKITPGDGKITVERTLEEEVEILEIPLPAVISVTTDSYQPRIPSMKEILAAGKKPVTQWTLTDIAVSTEQPTQIISTLAPPKADRKQIMVEGDSEDNINIFLEHLRKEL; this is translated from the coding sequence TTGGATGTAATTGTATGTTACAAAATTGTACCAGAAGAACAGGATATTGCCATAAAAGCGGACAGAACGCTTTCATTTGATAAAGTCGAGTGGAAGTTAGGACAATATGATTTACCGGCAGTAGAAGCCGGTGTGCAGCTTGTTGAAACCGCAGGAGGGAAAGTTACAGCTGTAAGTGTCGGTAACAAACAGCTTGACAATTCCAAATTTAAAAAAGCAATTCTTTCCCGCGGACCAGAAGAGGCCTGTCTAGTTGTCGATGACTTATTAACAGATGCCGATGCATTTCAAACCGCGCAGTCCCTGGCCAAGACGATTAGCAAGAAAGGCGCCTTTGATTTGGTCATTTGCGGTGAAGGCTCCTCCGACCTCTATGCACAGCAGGTCGGCTCACAGCTTGGAGAGCTGTTAAATGTTCCCGCCATGAACGGAATATCTAAAATTACGCCGGGAGACGGAAAAATTACGGTAGAACGTACCCTGGAAGAAGAAGTAGAGATTCTTGAGATTCCCCTTCCAGCGGTTATTTCTGTAACGACAGATAGCTATCAACCCCGTATTCCATCGATGAAGGAAATTCTGGCTGCCGGGAAAAAACCTGTAACCCAATGGACCTTGACTGATATCGCCGTAAGTACTGAACAACCGACTCAGATCATCAGTACGTTGGCTCCCCCGAAGGCAGATCGAAAACAAATCATGGTTGAAGGTGATTCGGAGGATAACATTAATATTTTCCTTGAACATCTGCGCAAAGAACTGTAA
- a CDS encoding CoA transferase yields the protein MKSTEIPKFGPLAGVKVVSVGMSVAGPYAPSLMADFGADVIFIENPAAPDVCRQAPGSSFEKERKNHRSLVLNIPTPEGKEALLAILKKADILIETSKGGQWAKWGLTDEVLWQANPKLVIGHVSGFGQTGDPEYVARGSWDSIGQAFGGYMNLNGNPEPEPPAPAAPYTCDYLTAMSACWSCLAAYIHAQKTGQGESIDIAQFEAALTSHSYTQDYLTHGIERKRSGPKSVIAGWQGYQCKDGQIFTCFIGPNTMKKGLPLIGLDPDAPEYKGKLYVLVGEPGSEAIVEAMKKFCAARTVNEADLELNHNGIAASPIMTFEMMKTHPHYIAREEFIEWETFGGYTFKSTNIFPRMKNNPGKVWRPAPLFGMDNDDILEEAGLTPDQIKVLYENKVIAKA from the coding sequence ATGAAAAGTACGGAAATTCCAAAGTTCGGTCCATTGGCAGGGGTAAAAGTAGTTTCCGTTGGGATGTCGGTGGCCGGGCCGTATGCCCCCAGTTTGATGGCAGATTTCGGCGCGGACGTGATCTTTATTGAAAACCCGGCTGCGCCGGATGTATGCCGTCAGGCTCCCGGTTCCAGTTTTGAGAAGGAACGCAAAAATCACCGGAGCCTGGTGTTGAATATTCCTACACCAGAAGGGAAAGAGGCCTTGCTGGCGATCCTGAAGAAGGCTGACATTTTAATTGAGACATCCAAGGGAGGTCAATGGGCCAAATGGGGTCTAACCGATGAAGTTCTTTGGCAGGCCAATCCGAAGCTGGTTATTGGTCACGTGTCAGGTTTCGGTCAAACCGGTGACCCGGAATATGTAGCCAGAGGTTCCTGGGATTCGATCGGTCAGGCCTTCGGCGGTTATATGAATCTCAACGGTAATCCTGAACCCGAGCCGCCGGCGCCGGCTGCACCGTATACCTGCGATTATTTAACTGCCATGAGCGCATGCTGGTCTTGTCTGGCCGCCTATATTCACGCCCAGAAGACCGGACAGGGAGAAAGCATTGACATCGCTCAATTTGAAGCGGCTTTAACCTCTCATTCTTATACGCAGGATTATCTCACCCATGGTATAGAAAGAAAAAGGAGCGGCCCCAAAAGCGTTATCGCAGGCTGGCAAGGTTATCAGTGCAAGGATGGTCAGATTTTTACCTGCTTCATCGGCCCAAACACCATGAAGAAAGGGCTGCCATTGATAGGTCTGGACCCGGATGCCCCGGAGTACAAAGGGAAATTATATGTCTTGGTCGGTGAACCCGGATCTGAGGCAATCGTAGAGGCCATGAAAAAGTTTTGTGCGGCACGGACAGTGAATGAAGCCGATCTTGAGCTGAATCATAATGGTATAGCAGCCAGTCCGATCATGACCTTTGAAATGATGAAAACACATCCCCATTACATCGCCCGCGAAGAATTTATCGAATGGGAAACCTTCGGCGGGTATACATTCAAGTCCACCAATATTTTCCCCAGGATGAAAAACAACCCGGGAAAGGTCTGGAGACCAGCTCCGCTATTTGGTATGGATAATGACGATATTCTGGAAGAAGCGGGATTAACTCCTGACCAGATAAAAGTACTTTACGAAAACAAAGTCATTGCTAAAGCTTAA
- a CDS encoding acyl-CoA dehydrogenase, producing the protein MDFKLTEEQQLLLESFRELLSRECTEEYLREIDEKHQPGVKVLKALADNGFSSLGIPEEYGGTPVDDLTLMLLCEEYGRSGGPSGWPYCIAVDDILTFGSEEQKKITLEYAQKGVNPFSLLITEPGAGSDNSQMSSTATRRNGKVYLNGHKTFVTGAKESPYMLVMTKEPSNPNPMTSMSMWWVPRDAKGITIEPLHKIGWHDISNCEVYLEDVEVEEKDIMGVEGQGFIQLMKNFETERLMMAARVMGMAQAGFEDAARYANQRVQFGQKIGNFQLIQEKLTYMAIKIENMKNMVYKCAWEKDNGISIQVSSALTKLYVVQSSFEVLDDAMQILGGIGYTMDHRVSRLWRDARVYRMAGGTDQIMVHIAGRGILKKYK; encoded by the coding sequence ATGGATTTCAAATTAACCGAAGAACAACAACTGTTATTGGAGAGCTTTCGTGAGCTGTTGAGCAGAGAATGCACGGAAGAATATCTCAGGGAAATCGATGAGAAACATCAGCCGGGGGTAAAAGTATTAAAAGCACTTGCTGACAACGGATTTAGCAGTCTTGGAATTCCGGAAGAATATGGCGGAACCCCGGTGGATGATTTGACATTAATGCTCCTTTGTGAAGAATACGGAAGATCCGGGGGGCCATCCGGATGGCCTTATTGTATCGCAGTTGATGATATTCTCACTTTTGGCAGTGAAGAGCAAAAAAAGATAACATTAGAGTATGCTCAAAAAGGGGTAAACCCATTTTCTCTGCTGATAACGGAGCCGGGAGCCGGGTCTGATAACAGCCAAATGAGTTCAACCGCGACCAGAAGGAACGGTAAAGTTTATTTGAACGGTCATAAAACATTTGTCACGGGCGCCAAAGAATCTCCCTACATGCTGGTCATGACCAAAGAACCGTCGAATCCTAATCCGATGACGAGTATGTCCATGTGGTGGGTGCCGAGGGATGCCAAAGGGATCACCATCGAGCCGTTGCATAAGATTGGCTGGCATGACATCAGCAATTGTGAAGTCTATTTGGAAGATGTTGAAGTAGAAGAAAAAGATATCATGGGGGTCGAAGGACAAGGCTTTATACAGCTGATGAAAAACTTTGAAACAGAACGCTTAATGATGGCTGCCCGTGTTATGGGCATGGCCCAAGCCGGATTTGAAGATGCTGCCAGATATGCCAATCAGCGCGTTCAATTTGGTCAGAAGATCGGCAACTTCCAATTAATCCAGGAAAAGCTTACCTATATGGCGATCAAAATAGAAAATATGAAAAACATGGTTTATAAATGCGCTTGGGAAAAAGACAATGGAATATCGATTCAAGTGTCTTCAGCCTTGACCAAGTTATATGTAGTACAATCTTCGTTTGAAGTTTTGGATGATGCCATGCAAATTCTTGGCGGTATCGGCTATACCATGGATCACAGGGTTTCCCGACTGTGGCGTGATGCGAGGGTTTACCGGATGGCCGGAGGAACCGATCAGATTATGGTCCATATTGCCGGCCGAGGGATTTTGAAAAAATACAAGTAA
- a CDS encoding AMP-binding protein produces MESKTWHQFYPKGVPCQIDCSNLSSKALFNQCVNRSPDRVYLVQENLSLTYGKVNWMARKLAGALIKLGYQKGNRIAVVSSNNPQFVVAVQACFKLGAVIVPVNPRYTQRELGYIFSDSGADTVFVIDKALDSVKALMESGMTSIRNVIVINNEDLTQINYQNDNILNFDDAVNMGDDIEPDLSIAPEDLALLQYTGGTTGLPKGCMHTNLSIEVMARIACAWFSPALTNGYFITLCALPLYHSFGFNTNILLNLIAGGTIILLEKPKSAIILKAIQHFQPNFFQAVPAMLFDLLQHPDIKTTDMTCLKALVSAGSSLPLKVKQTFEKVTGCEVFELYGLTEASVSGTPFKGKYKQGSVGVPFPGTEVKIVDLKSGSKELKPGEEGELIVKGIQLMSGYWNNPEETKLVLREGWLYTGDIATQDTEGYIRVIDRKKDMVISSGFNVYCREIEEVLYNHERIKEVCTIGIPDDKRGEAIKVFIVLKEKENINEREIIDYCRNNLVSYKIPQEVEFIDIIPKTMVGKPDRKRLKNMQCMNSII; encoded by the coding sequence ATGGAGTCAAAAACATGGCATCAATTTTATCCAAAGGGCGTCCCGTGCCAAATTGATTGTTCGAATTTATCCAGCAAAGCGTTATTCAATCAATGTGTAAACAGATCTCCCGATCGGGTTTATCTGGTTCAGGAAAATTTATCGCTAACCTATGGAAAGGTAAATTGGATGGCAAGAAAATTAGCGGGAGCATTAATAAAATTAGGTTATCAAAAAGGGAACCGAATTGCCGTTGTGTCATCCAATAATCCTCAATTTGTCGTAGCCGTTCAAGCCTGTTTTAAATTAGGGGCTGTTATCGTACCGGTCAATCCCCGATATACCCAACGTGAGTTGGGGTATATTTTTTCTGACAGTGGCGCTGATACCGTTTTTGTCATCGATAAAGCCTTGGATAGTGTAAAGGCGTTAATGGAATCGGGGATGACATCCATTCGGAATGTGATTGTTATTAATAATGAGGATTTAACACAGATAAACTACCAAAATGACAATATCCTTAACTTCGATGATGCAGTTAATATGGGAGATGATATAGAACCGGATCTGTCGATTGCCCCGGAAGACCTGGCGTTGCTTCAATATACAGGTGGAACGACCGGATTGCCAAAAGGCTGTATGCATACCAATTTATCGATAGAGGTTATGGCTCGCATCGCCTGCGCTTGGTTTTCTCCTGCCCTAACGAATGGATATTTTATTACCCTTTGTGCGCTTCCGCTCTATCACAGCTTTGGATTCAACACCAATATTTTGTTGAACCTGATTGCGGGTGGAACAATTATTTTGCTTGAAAAACCTAAATCAGCAATAATACTCAAGGCCATTCAACATTTTCAGCCTAATTTTTTTCAGGCTGTTCCTGCGATGCTCTTTGATCTTCTTCAACATCCTGATATTAAGACAACCGATATGACTTGCTTAAAGGCGTTGGTCTCGGCGGGATCATCATTACCACTTAAGGTAAAGCAAACCTTCGAGAAGGTTACCGGCTGTGAAGTGTTTGAATTATACGGGCTGACAGAAGCATCGGTTTCGGGAACACCATTTAAGGGAAAATATAAGCAGGGCTCAGTTGGGGTACCGTTTCCCGGGACAGAGGTAAAAATCGTAGACTTAAAAAGTGGCTCTAAAGAACTAAAACCGGGAGAAGAAGGAGAACTGATTGTCAAGGGGATTCAGCTCATGTCCGGTTATTGGAATAATCCTGAAGAGACAAAGCTGGTCTTAAGGGAAGGGTGGCTTTACACGGGGGATATTGCGACTCAGGACACGGAGGGATATATTCGAGTCATTGATCGCAAAAAGGATATGGTTATATCCAGCGGATTTAACGTTTATTGCAGAGAAATTGAAGAAGTCCTTTATAACCACGAGAGGATTAAAGAGGTTTGTACGATTGGGATCCCCGACGATAAAAGAGGAGAGGCCATCAAGGTTTTTATTGTATTAAAAGAAAAAGAAAACATAAACGAGCGTGAAATTATCGATTATTGCCGTAACAACTTGGTTTCCTATAAGATTCCTCAAGAGGTGGAATTTATTGATATAATTCCAAAAACTATGGTAGGTAAACCGGATCGGAAACGACTTAAGAACATGCAGTGTATGAATTCCATCATATAG
- a CDS encoding sigma-54 interaction domain-containing protein: MNSETMRNLGSALLTDKPISESVRSDILESWARSHNAKVNPQATILPAYMPTEAASKLNDEGWQFRKEQTRIFVDRFYDLLIKLEAAIFYTTSDLTIIIQRGNEAFLKKLNSFNLGIGTNLQEKYVGTNAAALAYLSHQESYVLGSEHYINVLKDYATCAVEAINFDDKTVYGYFVFISSRDRYTEYHPLILDLITQVTKYYLNHMWDNSEHIMMNDLLYQNAEDSNRGLIFVDQNGFIIRTNPWLDSHIRSGFRSQKFLDIFPELAETMDCLQTGQNLPLKEVYIRDSSGKKVNIFMECRPSKKNGQVIGMIVSLIDKKVLYKHTAQLSNYNAYFTFADLIGSNQRFDSIKTTAIKAAKNPCSILITGESGTGKELFAQAIHNGGNHKNGPFISINCAAIPKELIGSELFGYIEGAFTGARKGGSPGKFELAHKGTIFLDEIGEMPYDMQSVLLRVLEERRVTRLGGNHPTPIDVKIISATNKDLWERVASKKFRLDLFYRLNTIKIEIPPLRERLDDIDMLVNYFLKQFNLSLNKHVTSVSPEVYKIFEEYYWPGNVRELRNVIERGVALCSSDTIDVDDLPLEMQGSYLSYIPDDEITIHGQTRQTIYYDKVRSSERLLEKYNQQINEKKRILELLEKYNGNKTRVAKELGITRTTLYKKLQY, encoded by the coding sequence ATGAATAGTGAAACAATGCGCAACCTTGGATCTGCTCTTCTCACGGATAAACCTATTTCAGAAAGCGTCAGGTCGGATATTTTAGAATCCTGGGCCCGCTCCCACAATGCCAAGGTCAATCCGCAAGCAACCATTTTACCGGCATATATGCCTACGGAGGCCGCTTCAAAGCTAAATGATGAAGGATGGCAGTTTAGAAAGGAACAAACACGGATATTTGTTGATAGATTTTATGATTTACTAATTAAATTGGAAGCTGCTATTTTTTATACAACTTCAGATCTCACCATTATTATCCAAAGGGGGAATGAAGCGTTTCTGAAAAAGCTGAACTCTTTTAACCTTGGTATAGGTACGAATCTTCAGGAGAAGTATGTTGGCACAAATGCGGCGGCCCTTGCCTATTTATCTCATCAAGAATCCTATGTTTTAGGCTCTGAACATTATATCAACGTTTTGAAAGATTATGCGACTTGTGCTGTTGAAGCGATAAATTTTGATGATAAGACGGTTTACGGTTATTTTGTTTTTATATCTTCCCGTGACCGTTACACCGAATATCATCCTCTCATATTAGATCTTATAACACAAGTAACGAAGTATTATCTTAATCATATGTGGGATAATTCAGAACACATTATGATGAATGATCTTCTATACCAAAATGCTGAAGATTCTAATCGAGGGTTAATATTTGTTGATCAAAATGGTTTTATCATTCGAACCAATCCTTGGCTGGATTCTCATATAAGATCAGGGTTTCGAAGTCAAAAGTTTCTCGATATTTTTCCAGAATTGGCAGAAACCATGGACTGCCTCCAAACAGGTCAGAACCTTCCTTTAAAAGAAGTTTATATTCGTGACTCTTCCGGAAAAAAAGTTAATATCTTTATGGAATGCAGACCATCCAAAAAAAATGGCCAGGTGATCGGTATGATCGTTTCCCTAATAGATAAAAAAGTATTATATAAACATACTGCTCAATTAAGCAATTATAATGCCTATTTTACCTTCGCTGATTTAATTGGTTCAAATCAGCGCTTTGATTCGATAAAAACAACTGCAATAAAAGCAGCTAAAAATCCTTGTAGTATTCTTATTACAGGAGAAAGCGGCACTGGAAAAGAGTTATTTGCCCAGGCCATTCATAATGGCGGCAACCATAAGAACGGTCCCTTCATTTCTATTAATTGTGCAGCCATACCCAAAGAATTAATCGGAAGCGAATTATTCGGCTATATCGAGGGGGCCTTTACAGGCGCCCGTAAAGGCGGGAGTCCCGGCAAATTTGAATTAGCTCATAAAGGTACGATTTTTTTGGATGAAATCGGCGAGATGCCTTACGATATGCAATCGGTTTTATTAAGGGTATTGGAAGAAAGGAGAGTTACAAGATTAGGCGGCAATCATCCTACCCCCATTGATGTCAAAATAATTTCGGCTACCAATAAGGATTTATGGGAAAGGGTAGCATCAAAGAAATTCAGATTAGATCTGTTCTATAGATTAAATACGATTAAGATTGAAATCCCCCCTCTTCGAGAGCGGCTGGATGATATCGACATGCTTGTTAATTATTTTTTAAAACAATTCAATCTTTCTCTCAATAAGCATGTTACCAGTGTGTCTCCGGAAGTATATAAAATCTTCGAAGAGTACTATTGGCCTGGGAATGTAAGGGAACTTCGAAATGTCATTGAAAGGGGAGTAGCTTTATGTAGCTCTGATACAATCGATGTTGATGATTTACCACTTGAAATGCAAGGATCCTATCTATCCTATATTCCGGATGATGAAATAACGATTCATGGCCAAACCAGACAAACCATCTATTATGACAAAGTGCGCTCAAGTGAAAGATTACTGGAAAAATATAATCAACAAATTAATGAAAAGAAACGTATTCTGGAGCTACTCGAGAAATATAACGGCAATAAAACCAGGGTTGCCAAAGAATTAGGGATAACCCGTACTACTCTTTATAAAAAGTTGCAATATTAG
- a CDS encoding electron transfer flavoprotein subunit alpha/FixB family protein codes for MSVVKNVWVLAEKKETIAQLCAGGHQLGERVAALVFGSKPFAENALALGADQVYWLNQTESVMMEDYTEAIFKLISDKKPELILVGTSKRCKHIAGRLAACLGTAVLTDSTELAIEDGVQSTRLVYGGAAVRTEKSVSSTVLVTVGGGVFNAVPENSSRQGKVEQISLIEPKTKIKCLEKRSKGGTSVNLAAAKRVIAVGRGIANQEDLKMIEELAGLIGAEVGCTRPIAEGVNWLPRERYIGVSGVMFKPELYIAIGVSGQIQHMVGCNQSKTIFSINKDKAAPVFSQSDYSIVADLYKVVPALIEKLKK; via the coding sequence ATGAGTGTAGTAAAAAATGTCTGGGTATTAGCAGAAAAAAAAGAAACAATAGCGCAATTATGCGCTGGCGGACACCAGCTAGGGGAAAGAGTAGCGGCTTTGGTCTTTGGGTCTAAGCCCTTTGCCGAGAATGCGCTTGCTCTGGGGGCAGACCAGGTATATTGGTTGAATCAAACCGAGTCCGTTATGATGGAAGATTATACGGAAGCCATTTTCAAGCTTATTTCCGATAAAAAGCCTGAATTGATTTTGGTTGGAACATCAAAGAGATGCAAGCATATTGCCGGTCGGTTGGCAGCATGCTTAGGTACTGCGGTTTTAACTGATTCAACGGAATTAGCGATAGAAGATGGTGTGCAAAGCACACGGTTGGTGTACGGCGGGGCCGCTGTTCGCACTGAAAAGTCGGTTTCTTCGACAGTTCTGGTCACTGTCGGAGGGGGTGTGTTTAATGCTGTCCCGGAAAACAGTTCACGTCAGGGAAAAGTTGAGCAAATATCCCTTATCGAGCCTAAAACGAAAATAAAATGCCTGGAAAAACGGTCCAAAGGTGGCACATCTGTCAACTTGGCAGCTGCCAAACGTGTTATTGCAGTTGGGCGCGGCATAGCCAATCAGGAAGATCTTAAAATGATCGAGGAATTGGCAGGGCTGATTGGAGCCGAAGTCGGCTGCACACGCCCCATCGCCGAAGGTGTGAATTGGCTTCCAAGAGAACGCTACATCGGGGTGTCAGGTGTCATGTTTAAGCCGGAATTATATATTGCCATCGGGGTATCCGGTCAAATACAGCATATGGTTGGCTGCAACCAATCGAAAACAATATTCTCAATTAATAAAGACAAAG
- a CDS encoding MBL fold metallo-hydrolase codes for MIEQVFKDIYKIEIPLPNSPLRATNSYFIKGDSRNLIVDTGFNHPVCKAAMDDALKRLGFSMHNTDLFITHIHSDHSGLAGSLAQPETKVYCGKYCAELLTGQADLAKYGKDYMLQSGLVVNSRLHYDMALNSARVANANPVSDGDSIKVGEFTLRCIDTTGHAPDHMCLYDLERKILFSGDHILESITPNNTIWELPWSVTTDTLGTYLTNLDKIAELEINRVFPGHRGIINDCRQRIDELKIHHAQRLEQIMGIIGGEKMNGAEVAGRMTWNVGKKSWEQFSSFRKILCTGEALAHLSHLVFIKKLKKELLNGVVFYMKE; via the coding sequence ATGATTGAACAGGTATTTAAGGATATCTATAAGATTGAGATACCTTTGCCCAATAGTCCCTTAAGGGCAACAAATTCATACTTTATCAAGGGAGATAGCAGGAATCTCATTGTTGATACCGGGTTTAATCACCCTGTCTGTAAGGCGGCAATGGATGATGCTCTCAAACGACTTGGGTTCTCAATGCACAATACAGATCTGTTTATCACCCATATTCATAGCGATCATTCCGGACTCGCAGGGTCTTTGGCTCAGCCTGAAACAAAAGTCTATTGCGGAAAGTACTGTGCTGAACTTTTGACGGGTCAAGCGGATCTTGCAAAGTATGGTAAAGATTATATGCTGCAAAGCGGTCTGGTGGTCAATTCCCGGCTGCATTATGATATGGCATTAAATAGTGCAAGAGTTGCCAATGCTAATCCTGTTTCCGATGGCGATAGTATTAAAGTTGGGGAATTTACTTTACGGTGCATAGACACAACCGGTCATGCTCCTGATCACATGTGCTTATATGATTTAGAACGTAAAATACTATTTTCAGGGGATCATATTTTAGAGAGCATAACGCCCAATAATACTATCTGGGAGCTTCCCTGGAGTGTGACCACCGATACATTGGGGACTTACCTTACCAACCTGGATAAAATTGCAGAGTTAGAAATTAATAGGGTTTTTCCTGGACACCGCGGAATAATAAACGACTGCCGCCAAAGGATTGATGAATTAAAAATACATCATGCACAGAGATTAGAGCAGATTATGGGTATTATTGGCGGAGAAAAAATGAACGGGGCGGAAGTGGCTGGCAGAATGACTTGGAATGTGGGGAAGAAATCCTGGGAGCAATTTTCATCTTTTCGAAAAATACTTTGTACAGGGGAAGCTTTGGCTCATTTATCCCACTTGGTATTTATCAAAAAGTTAAAAAAGGAGCTGTTAAATGGCGTGGTTTTTTATATGAAAGAGTAG
- a CDS encoding MFS transporter has protein sequence MAQSKMHYAWWIMISSAVIALTVLGFMSNGVGIFFAPVCEDLGFSRSALSLYATILQLTMVVSLPIAGKLFPKINIRMLLSVSTIVFASGFFIMSQGHSLTYWYIAGFLQGVAGGFLIYLPIPILINNWFKSKTGFALGLALAFSGVGGAIINPINQYFISNFGWRTGYIALALISLAVSLPFFLFVVRFKPSDMGLQPYGAEEVKPGSVAPELTGVSASAALKTPSFYLMFFTGALLALTCNFNAHIPGYLTSIGYPAMVAATVASTVMIGVIVGKVSLGVLNDKFGLKFASTFGLLGGILAMVLMLLGQANVYLIYVGAFCYGLGYSMLTVEPPLILKAIFGQKEFSSIYSYITTTQAIVGAASVFIFGLIFDLTQSFAADLIIVGAAYLISLIFIFAALNFGKNLQSKKNTVEM, from the coding sequence ATGGCTCAATCAAAGATGCATTATGCTTGGTGGATTATGATTAGCTCCGCAGTAATCGCATTGACCGTCCTCGGATTTATGAGTAACGGTGTTGGCATTTTTTTCGCCCCAGTTTGTGAAGATCTGGGCTTTTCCCGTTCAGCACTTTCTCTTTATGCGACCATACTGCAGCTTACAATGGTCGTCTCACTGCCGATTGCCGGCAAACTGTTTCCCAAAATTAATATCAGGATGCTTCTTTCCGTATCCACAATCGTATTTGCTTCTGGATTTTTCATCATGTCTCAAGGCCATTCGTTAACTTATTGGTATATAGCCGGTTTTCTACAAGGAGTTGCCGGTGGATTTCTTATTTATCTTCCTATTCCTATTCTGATTAATAACTGGTTTAAGTCAAAAACAGGTTTTGCCTTAGGCTTAGCTCTAGCCTTTTCAGGAGTTGGCGGTGCCATTATTAACCCTATAAATCAATATTTTATTTCAAATTTTGGTTGGAGAACCGGTTATATTGCTCTTGCCCTGATATCCTTGGCTGTTTCTCTCCCTTTTTTCTTGTTCGTGGTACGCTTTAAGCCCTCGGATATGGGTCTTCAACCTTACGGTGCGGAAGAAGTTAAACCGGGCAGTGTTGCTCCTGAACTTACAGGGGTGAGTGCCAGCGCGGCCTTAAAAACTCCTTCATTTTATTTAATGTTTTTCACTGGTGCCCTTTTGGCTCTTACTTGTAATTTCAACGCACATATCCCCGGTTATCTGACCTCAATTGGTTACCCGGCTATGGTTGCGGCAACGGTGGCTTCAACTGTTATGATTGGAGTAATTGTAGGTAAAGTTTCACTCGGGGTTTTGAACGACAAGTTCGGACTGAAATTTGCGTCGACATTCGGGCTGCTAGGCGGTATTTTAGCCATGGTTCTGATGCTGTTAGGTCAGGCCAACGTCTATCTGATTTATGTCGGTGCCTTTTGTTATGGGCTGGGATATTCTATGCTTACTGTTGAACCTCCCCTTATTCTGAAAGCAATTTTCGGGCAAAAAGAATTTAGTTCTATTTATTCCTACATTACTACTACTCAAGCCATTGTAGGAGCTGCCAGCGTATTTATCTTCGGTTTAATATTCGACTTGACCCAGAGCTTCGCTGCTGATTTGATTATCGTGGGAGCAGCCTACCTTATCAGTCTAATCTTTATATTTGCAGCCTTGAACTTTGGTAAAAACCTGCAAAGCAAAAAAAATACCGTGGAAATGTAA